In Legionella lytica, one genomic interval encodes:
- a CDS encoding putative quinol monooxygenase has protein sequence MANILCIAQFISKPGREEELYKALLTLLEPTRAEPGCISYNLHQNVENSSIFTMTECFESKEAFDFHSTQPYLQYFREQAKNAIESVSLTLGTKL, from the coding sequence ATGGCCAATATCCTGTGCATCGCACAATTTATCTCCAAACCAGGCAGGGAAGAGGAGCTATATAAAGCACTATTAACCCTGCTGGAGCCAACTCGAGCAGAGCCTGGATGCATCAGCTACAATCTGCATCAAAATGTGGAAAATTCAAGTATATTCACGATGACCGAATGCTTTGAATCCAAAGAAGCATTTGATTTCCATTCAACCCAGCCTTATTTGCAATATTTCAGAGAACAAGCAAAAAACGCGATTGAATCGGTGTCCTTAACGCTGGGTACAAAACTGTAG
- a CDS encoding glycosyltransferase family 39 protein, with protein sequence MTDKHATWLLIALYFVVLLGLAPINLLSFDTYYYWEWSRHLALSYYDGSPMIAYLIKLSTLAFGQTLFALSLVGIAITALTSWIIYKTARFFLSKEASYIATLSWLFSPLVTLDILKQTTYDTPLTLFWALTLYYTVKFLKTNNHKELYLIGASAGLMMLSKYSGIVLIFSLLIFLISSPYRSIFKNKHFYLALLLSIAIFSPVIIWNYQNQWQSFIYQLTTHQLKTEVNPFVNAGKTFLTQFLPCLNVMLLLPFLWGTKKLDANNELIVKLCRIVSITFLCFYLYTASKAEIREYWLAPYLISSALLLGYCFEIFPYRKLASALIGVYALISFFIVIDNTHTYPIVKAKKLIPYHLIQQFNEDYPQLTSPVLTSGWFAARMLFFLKNNPPVYTLGCDTQQNQYAEWSAAINKKISDKTLKEALYIDIYDRSACLAQHFTQCERIPTRTYALKHNEHELYVYRCINP encoded by the coding sequence ATGACCGATAAACATGCTACCTGGCTTCTTATTGCACTCTACTTTGTGGTGCTATTAGGATTGGCCCCTATCAATTTATTATCATTTGATACCTATTATTATTGGGAATGGAGTCGCCATCTCGCCTTATCTTATTACGATGGCTCCCCGATGATCGCCTATCTCATCAAACTATCCACCTTAGCTTTCGGCCAGACACTTTTTGCATTGAGCCTCGTAGGCATTGCGATTACCGCACTGACCAGCTGGATTATCTATAAAACTGCGCGTTTTTTCTTATCAAAAGAGGCCAGCTATATTGCCACACTATCTTGGCTATTTTCCCCACTAGTCACACTGGATATATTAAAACAAACTACCTATGACACTCCACTAACCTTATTTTGGGCCCTAACCCTTTATTACACGGTAAAATTCTTAAAAACAAACAACCATAAAGAACTCTATCTGATAGGAGCTAGCGCCGGCTTAATGATGCTTTCAAAATATTCAGGCATCGTATTAATCTTTTCCCTACTCATCTTCTTAATTTCCAGCCCCTATCGCTCGATTTTTAAAAACAAACACTTTTACTTAGCCTTATTACTATCCATCGCTATATTTAGTCCCGTCATTATTTGGAATTACCAAAACCAATGGCAATCGTTTATTTATCAACTCACCACCCATCAGCTCAAAACAGAGGTTAATCCATTCGTTAATGCAGGCAAAACCTTCCTCACCCAATTTCTTCCTTGTTTAAATGTGATGCTTCTTCTTCCATTTTTATGGGGAACAAAAAAATTGGATGCTAATAATGAGTTAATCGTAAAATTATGTCGGATTGTAAGCATTACCTTTCTGTGTTTTTATTTATACACAGCAAGTAAAGCAGAAATTCGCGAATATTGGCTAGCACCGTACCTAATCAGCAGCGCCTTATTGCTAGGATATTGTTTTGAAATTTTTCCCTATCGTAAATTAGCCAGTGCGTTGATTGGAGTCTATGCCCTAATAAGCTTTTTTATTGTTATCGATAATACGCATACTTATCCTATCGTTAAAGCGAAAAAGCTTATTCCTTATCACCTAATCCAACAATTCAACGAGGATTATCCTCAACTAACTAGTCCTGTTTTGACTTCAGGTTGGTTTGCCGCCCGCATGTTATTTTTCCTTAAAAATAATCCCCCGGTTTATACCTTAGGTTGCGACACACAACAAAATCAATATGCTGAATGGAGTGCCGCGATTAATAAAAAAATTAGCGACAAAACCTTAAAGGAGGCCTTATATATTGATATTTATGACCGTAGTGCGTGTTTAGCGCAACATTTTACTCAATGCGAAAGAATACCTACACGAACCTATGCACTCAAACATAATGAGCATGAGCTTTATGTTTACCGTTGTATTAATCCCTGA
- the cydB gene encoding cytochrome d ubiquinol oxidase subunit II has protein sequence MPLDYETLRVIWWVLLGVLLIGFAVFDGFDLGVAMWLPWLSKTNMERRIMINSIAPTWEGNQVWFILGGGAIFAAWPALYALSFSGFYLAMFLILLALILRPVGFKYRSKVNNPLWRTVWDYALFIGGFVPALIFGVAIGNVLQGVPFHFDAQLRPFYTGTFWALLNPFALVCGLLSVFMLAMHGAFFLNVKTEGHIQRRAVRAGRVCALLSIIVFVAAGFWLHYGIDGYALTAAVPHDGPSNPLYKTAALQADAWFNNYRNMPITLIVPAMGILAALCALLTTRWAKLAFVCSALSVIGIIATVGVSMFPFILPSSTNPEQSLIVWDSSSSQLTLFIMLIGVAIFLPIVLAYTAWVYRVLRGKVTEETITKNQETAY, from the coding sequence ATGCCTTTAGATTATGAAACATTACGTGTTATATGGTGGGTACTGCTTGGTGTATTACTCATTGGTTTTGCTGTATTTGATGGCTTTGATTTAGGGGTAGCGATGTGGCTGCCCTGGCTTTCTAAAACCAATATGGAACGCCGGATTATGATTAACAGCATTGCGCCGACCTGGGAGGGAAATCAAGTTTGGTTTATTCTCGGCGGGGGTGCTATTTTTGCAGCCTGGCCAGCCTTATATGCCCTGTCGTTCTCCGGGTTTTATTTAGCTATGTTTTTGATCTTACTTGCATTAATTTTACGTCCAGTAGGATTTAAATATCGCTCTAAAGTTAATAATCCACTATGGCGTACAGTTTGGGACTATGCGTTATTTATTGGTGGCTTTGTCCCGGCACTTATCTTTGGGGTAGCGATAGGTAATGTATTACAAGGTGTACCGTTCCACTTTGATGCGCAATTACGTCCATTTTATACGGGAACGTTTTGGGCTCTGCTTAACCCCTTTGCCTTAGTTTGTGGGCTTTTATCGGTATTCATGTTAGCCATGCACGGGGCTTTTTTCCTTAATGTTAAAACAGAAGGCCATATACAACGGCGTGCTGTTCGCGCAGGAAGAGTTTGCGCCCTACTTTCAATCATTGTTTTTGTTGCAGCAGGATTTTGGTTGCATTATGGCATCGATGGCTATGCGTTAACCGCTGCTGTACCTCATGATGGCCCCTCTAATCCGCTTTATAAAACCGCAGCCCTACAAGCGGATGCCTGGTTTAATAATTATCGGAATATGCCAATCACATTAATTGTGCCTGCTATGGGAATATTGGCCGCGCTTTGCGCCTTGCTCACCACACGTTGGGCGAAGCTTGCCTTTGTATGCAGCGCCCTGTCAGTGATTGGGATTATTGCCACTGTAGGTGTGAGCATGTTTCCATTCATACTCCCCTCCTCCACCAACCCTGAGCAGAGTTTAATCGTTTGGGACAGTTCCTCAAGCCAATTAACTCTGTTTATTATGCTGATCGGAGTTGCCATATTCCTGCCCATTGTTTTAGCCTATACCGCATGGGTTTATCGAGTTTTGCGTGGGAAAGTAACTGAAGAAACGATTACTAAGAATCAAGAAACAGCCTATTAG
- a CDS encoding glycosyltransferase family 2 protein, with protein sequence MTLDANKSDALDAHMDAFLTKEKVVVIIPTYNEASVIETTIEQVFAATSSIPNYELHILIFDSASTDNTQIIVQSLQTRYPRLHLCSESAKSGLGSAYLQAMNYALNEMNADIVFEFDADLSHQPKYIGPILEQLEHCDCVVGSRYVPGGSIPKDWAFHRKLFSVLGNYIARVVLTPKYKDFTSGFRATRRQHLLKILPQRFLTNHYAYKLQLLWLLHKNKAQIREFPIEFIDRDLGDSKLPKNSISDSLRVVFTLRYYELRRYLKMCLVGSMGMVVQFGIYNLLRNYLHLSPFSASQLAVFAAIINNFILNNKITFRARYSVSRALKMQRLALFSIYSISIIYLQSYWLRLGVLCFGDGALQENIIMGVGIGLMSLLNYFTYSRHIWGDKLALNN encoded by the coding sequence TTGACTCTCGATGCAAATAAATCTGATGCTCTTGATGCGCACATGGATGCGTTTTTAACCAAGGAAAAAGTGGTTGTCATTATTCCGACATACAACGAAGCCTCGGTCATTGAAACCACCATAGAACAAGTCTTTGCGGCAACCAGTTCTATTCCTAATTATGAGCTACACATATTAATATTTGATAGCGCCTCTACTGATAACACCCAAATCATTGTTCAGTCACTACAAACGCGCTACCCAAGATTGCATTTATGTTCCGAATCAGCCAAATCAGGACTAGGCTCTGCTTACTTGCAAGCGATGAACTATGCACTCAATGAAATGAATGCAGATATTGTCTTCGAATTTGATGCTGATTTATCTCACCAACCTAAGTATATTGGCCCTATTTTAGAACAATTAGAACACTGCGATTGTGTTGTGGGCAGTCGCTATGTCCCAGGTGGAAGTATTCCTAAAGACTGGGCTTTTCATCGTAAATTATTTTCCGTTTTAGGTAACTACATTGCCAGAGTAGTACTTACGCCTAAATATAAAGATTTTACTAGCGGCTTTCGTGCAACACGCCGTCAGCACTTATTAAAAATCCTTCCGCAACGATTTTTAACCAATCATTATGCTTATAAATTACAGTTACTATGGTTACTTCACAAAAATAAAGCGCAAATCCGCGAGTTTCCCATTGAATTTATTGATAGGGATTTAGGAGACAGTAAACTACCTAAAAATAGCATTTCTGACTCTTTACGGGTTGTATTTACCCTTCGCTATTACGAACTCAGGCGCTATTTAAAAATGTGTCTAGTGGGATCTATGGGCATGGTTGTGCAATTTGGAATTTATAATCTATTGCGTAATTACCTACATCTTTCACCATTTAGTGCCTCACAGCTTGCCGTATTTGCAGCCATTATTAATAACTTTATTTTGAATAATAAAATTACTTTTCGCGCACGCTACTCCGTTTCGCGTGCACTAAAAATGCAACGGCTAGCCCTTTTTTCAATTTATTCGATTAGTATCATTTACCTACAAAGCTATTGGCTACGCTTAGGCGTCCTCTGTTTTGGTGATGGAGCACTGCAAGAAAATATAATTATGGGGGTTGGTATTGGTTTAATGTCCCTTTTAAATTATTTCACATATTCTCGCCATATCTGGGGAGACAAGCTTGCACTTAATAATTAG
- a CDS encoding group III truncated hemoglobin has product MTTLTKAHIETLVTHFYQKVQADAMLGPVFNDIAQVNWDEHIPLLCQFWNSVMLKTNEYHGSAYQKHVELKGLTQIQETHFIRWLNLFQQEAVNHLPQEAAEEITQRANLIAESLKFGMLKKEE; this is encoded by the coding sequence ATGACTACACTGACCAAAGCACATATTGAGACACTCGTAACTCACTTTTATCAAAAAGTACAAGCCGATGCGATGCTTGGACCGGTCTTTAATGACATAGCCCAAGTCAATTGGGATGAGCATATTCCCCTACTGTGCCAATTTTGGAATAGTGTCATGTTAAAAACCAATGAATATCACGGTAGCGCCTACCAAAAACATGTTGAACTCAAAGGACTCACTCAGATTCAAGAAACTCACTTTATCCGTTGGCTAAATTTATTCCAACAAGAGGCGGTAAATCATTTACCCCAAGAAGCTGCTGAAGAAATAACTCAAAGAGCTAACCTAATCGCCGAATCATTAAAGTTTGGTATGTTAAAAAAGGAGGAGTGA
- the cydP gene encoding cytochrome oxidase putative small subunit CydP, translated as MIKPLTRDILLTLIVKFSLLFVLWAVCFKNVEKPNKNTEQWLLGSTYAKEPSKAPK; from the coding sequence ATGATAAAACCACTAACTCGTGATATCTTATTGACTTTAATAGTAAAATTTTCTTTGTTGTTCGTGCTGTGGGCTGTCTGTTTCAAAAACGTAGAAAAACCAAATAAAAATACGGAGCAATGGTTATTAGGCAGCACCTATGCCAAAGAACCATCTAAAGCTCCAAAATAG
- a CDS encoding cytochrome ubiquinol oxidase subunit I: MIPGSDLVDLSRLQFALTALYHFLFVPLTLGLSLILAIMETVYVMTGRDIWRKMVKYWGMLFGINFVLGVATGLTMEFQFGTNWAYYSHYVGDVFGAPLALEGIMAFFLEATFVGLFFFGWDRLSRVQHMCCTWMLALGTNLSALWILIANGWMQNPVGAEFNFETMRMEVTDFAAVIFNPVAQAKFVHTISAGYVTGSIFVLSISAYFLLRGRNLAFAKRSMTVATSFGLASALAVVVLGDESGHFDYDVQQMKFAAIEAIWHTEKAPAGLTLIGLPNEKTMTTDFAIEIPYVLGIIATRSFNQPLEGITELIAQGKDRIKEGMLAYEALTRLQKDHNDLQAKADFLAHNAHLGYGLLLKKYTENVVDATEEQIDKAAHDLKPNVVPLFFSFRIMVACGFFFILLFAVGFYLSAKHKLHTSRWYHRIAFCALPLPWLAAELGWVVAEYGRQPWAVQGVLPTMMGTSSVSTTQVLTSISGFVLFYSVLAVVEVYLMVKYIRLGPDNMAH, from the coding sequence ATGATACCTGGAAGTGACCTTGTAGATCTTTCCCGTCTACAATTTGCTTTAACCGCTCTTTATCATTTTCTATTTGTCCCGCTGACCTTAGGCCTGTCGTTAATCCTGGCTATTATGGAAACAGTTTATGTCATGACTGGGCGGGATATATGGCGAAAAATGGTTAAATACTGGGGCATGCTGTTTGGAATTAATTTTGTTCTTGGGGTGGCAACAGGGTTAACAATGGAGTTTCAATTCGGAACAAATTGGGCCTATTACTCCCATTATGTCGGCGATGTCTTCGGCGCCCCATTAGCGCTAGAAGGAATCATGGCATTCTTTTTGGAAGCAACATTTGTTGGTTTGTTTTTCTTTGGCTGGGACAGATTAAGTCGCGTACAACATATGTGCTGTACCTGGATGTTGGCTTTAGGCACAAATCTCTCTGCTTTATGGATTTTAATTGCCAATGGCTGGATGCAAAACCCTGTAGGTGCTGAATTTAACTTCGAAACCATGCGTATGGAGGTTACCGACTTTGCTGCGGTTATCTTTAATCCAGTGGCTCAAGCGAAATTCGTACATACAATTAGCGCAGGTTATGTAACTGGATCTATTTTCGTGTTATCTATCAGCGCCTATTTCTTATTAAGAGGCCGTAACCTTGCCTTTGCGAAACGCTCCATGACGGTAGCAACAAGCTTTGGACTGGCTTCTGCCTTAGCCGTGGTAGTCTTAGGCGATGAAAGTGGGCATTTTGATTATGACGTCCAGCAAATGAAATTCGCAGCAATTGAAGCGATATGGCATACCGAAAAGGCTCCGGCGGGACTCACCTTAATTGGCCTTCCCAATGAAAAAACAATGACAACGGATTTTGCAATCGAAATCCCTTATGTATTAGGTATAATTGCCACTCGCAGCTTTAATCAGCCACTCGAAGGTATTACCGAACTCATTGCCCAAGGTAAAGATCGTATCAAAGAAGGAATGCTTGCTTATGAAGCCTTAACCAGGCTACAAAAGGATCATAACGATCTCCAAGCGAAAGCTGACTTTTTAGCGCATAACGCCCATTTAGGTTATGGATTGCTATTGAAAAAGTATACAGAAAATGTCGTGGATGCCACTGAAGAGCAAATTGATAAAGCAGCCCATGATCTCAAACCTAATGTTGTTCCACTATTCTTTTCATTCCGCATTATGGTTGCCTGTGGGTTCTTCTTTATTTTACTCTTTGCGGTAGGCTTCTACCTGTCTGCAAAACATAAATTACATACTTCTCGCTGGTACCATCGTATCGCGTTCTGTGCACTTCCCTTGCCTTGGCTTGCTGCTGAATTAGGCTGGGTTGTTGCGGAATATGGTCGCCAACCTTGGGCGGTACAGGGGGTATTACCTACGATGATGGGAACTTCTTCTGTCAGTACGACCCAAGTACTTACATCAATCTCCGGTTTTGTGCTCTTTTACAGCGTGCTGGCCGTGGTTGAAGTTTACTTGATGGTTAAATACATCCGTCTTGGCCCCGATAATATGGCTCACTAG
- a CDS encoding serine hydrolase → MVSQGSSRGDFRTVYQGKSVDDLIIEYMEQHAIPGMSLAIVQAPYITRVVGYGLADTQSKRLVSTRTLFNIGQITTAFTAVAIMQLQEDGKLHLDDSIIGYLPSSVPQAWEKTSIRHLLTHSSGIPDYTVCEGFSYHQQYPAAEIINFIKEQALLFPSGTETQTSASNFYLLGLIVEQASGMSYEAHVTKNQIERMGLQRTVFINSLSSVENEMGNGTNPFKHSEFLKNPIFVDPTEHAIGYSADNATAREVTWSSSFANSGILASAEDISIWDIGLAGGILIKNVENRNFLYQSPLLDNQQKISGNAGWSFPGHPGLMHIKGNISGFSAFLSRFTAANELVCVTLLANKENLADLDILARKIAAAFDINLAAMNGGLKAETLQSPYSVQQTIERLSSIVTKQGGKVFAHIDHSAEARKVNQSLLPTEVLIIGNPAKGTALMQENPAIALDLPLRIMVTEDQNGEVWLSFADPIKLQEEYHLNGNEAKQIALALRNLCEKAVSIQSKF, encoded by the coding sequence ATGGTTAGTCAAGGAAGCAGTCGTGGGGATTTTCGCACAGTTTATCAAGGAAAATCTGTAGATGATCTCATCATTGAATACATGGAACAACATGCGATTCCTGGAATGTCCCTTGCCATTGTGCAGGCTCCATATATTACGCGGGTCGTTGGCTATGGATTAGCAGATACCCAATCTAAACGCTTGGTTTCAACCCGTACTCTGTTTAATATTGGACAAATAACTACTGCATTTACGGCAGTAGCGATTATGCAGCTCCAAGAAGACGGAAAATTACACTTGGATGATTCCATAATAGGTTATCTACCATCCTCGGTACCACAAGCATGGGAAAAAACCAGTATTCGCCATTTACTAACACACAGTTCCGGAATACCTGATTACACCGTCTGCGAAGGCTTTTCTTACCACCAGCAATACCCTGCTGCAGAGATTATTAACTTTATTAAAGAACAGGCGTTATTATTCCCATCAGGAACTGAAACCCAAACTAGTGCCTCTAATTTTTATCTACTCGGACTCATTGTAGAACAAGCCAGTGGTATGAGTTATGAAGCTCATGTGACTAAAAATCAAATAGAACGTATGGGTTTACAACGAACCGTTTTTATCAATAGCTTATCATCTGTGGAAAATGAAATGGGCAATGGTACAAACCCATTTAAACATAGCGAATTTTTAAAAAATCCAATTTTTGTTGATCCTACAGAACATGCCATTGGATATTCAGCGGACAATGCAACCGCTCGCGAAGTAACCTGGAGCTCTTCTTTTGCCAATAGCGGCATCCTCGCATCTGCCGAAGATATTAGCATTTGGGATATTGGTCTTGCGGGTGGCATTCTCATTAAAAATGTTGAAAATAGAAACTTCTTATATCAAAGCCCTCTGTTAGATAATCAACAAAAAATTTCTGGAAATGCAGGTTGGTCGTTTCCAGGCCACCCTGGACTGATGCACATTAAGGGAAATATTTCCGGGTTTTCCGCTTTTTTGAGCCGTTTTACCGCAGCAAATGAATTAGTCTGCGTGACACTTTTAGCCAATAAAGAAAACTTAGCGGATCTAGATATTTTAGCCCGTAAAATTGCTGCAGCCTTTGACATTAACTTAGCGGCAATGAATGGTGGTTTAAAGGCAGAAACATTACAAAGTCCCTATTCAGTACAACAGACTATTGAGCGATTAAGCTCTATAGTAACCAAACAAGGGGGTAAAGTTTTTGCCCATATCGATCACAGTGCCGAAGCCCGTAAAGTCAATCAATCCTTATTACCTACCGAGGTTCTTATTATAGGAAATCCCGCGAAAGGAACTGCCTTAATGCAAGAAAATCCGGCCATCGCTCTAGATCTGCCGTTAAGGATCATGGTTACCGAGGATCAAAATGGCGAAGTTTGGCTAAGCTTTGCTGATCCAATAAAATTACAAGAGGAATATCATTTGAATGGCAATGAAGCGAAACAAATAGCCCTCGCCTTACGCAATTTATGTGAAAAAGCGGTTTCAATTCAAAGTAAATTTTAG
- a CDS encoding murein L,D-transpeptidase catalytic domain family protein, with protein MSALLLLALAVSSYLPPLPVQFIEQQQKQVNEDIRFIRGLVPVCSAGHASVQAINDLDFMLHNEAPHLNQQVINKVLMTLKCANDYNVDHNHILTIIDYSMPSNEKRLWVFDLKDRKLLFHTYVSHGIKSGALVSNYFSNQYNSKASSIGVYQTLQSYYGRDGLSLRLDGLDRSFNDNASNRSVVMHSGWYVEESFIKKYGRPGRSWGCPALPLENSKAIINTIKDKSLLVIYYPSDNWFSKSRFLNCDKDIASHLTNQMTLSMPATAPDDQREAILFVSSGYRGKPAETNPVAVISADVYQRIFHTTAPLKRMLRRQINNAEYIALSTSELNYLANNHAADLSSIYFVIPTMKEVRGGYFETQMQMVNLGKIKEVKPNGTQGTSFTISFEGRPTISLNASNQFIRWVGL; from the coding sequence ATGAGCGCCCTTCTGCTATTGGCTTTAGCCGTGTCATCCTATTTGCCGCCATTACCAGTACAGTTTATTGAGCAGCAGCAAAAACAGGTGAATGAGGATATTCGCTTTATTCGTGGATTAGTGCCTGTTTGTTCCGCAGGCCATGCCAGTGTTCAAGCGATTAATGATTTGGATTTCATGCTTCATAATGAAGCACCTCATTTAAATCAACAAGTTATTAATAAAGTATTAATGACTTTAAAATGCGCAAATGACTATAATGTGGATCACAACCATATTCTCACTATTATTGATTATTCAATGCCTTCAAATGAAAAGCGCTTGTGGGTTTTTGATTTAAAGGATAGGAAATTATTATTTCACACCTATGTGTCTCATGGTATTAAATCAGGTGCCTTAGTTTCCAATTATTTTTCCAATCAATACAATAGCAAAGCCAGCAGTATCGGGGTCTATCAAACACTACAGTCCTATTATGGACGTGATGGACTGTCATTGCGTCTGGATGGTTTAGACCGTAGTTTTAATGACAATGCGTCAAATCGCTCTGTGGTGATGCACTCAGGCTGGTATGTTGAAGAGAGCTTTATTAAAAAATACGGGCGCCCAGGCCGTAGTTGGGGATGTCCAGCCTTACCTTTAGAAAACTCTAAAGCTATTATTAATACGATTAAAGATAAATCTTTATTGGTAATTTATTACCCCAGCGATAACTGGTTTAGCAAATCAAGATTTTTAAATTGTGATAAAGATATAGCATCTCATCTTACCAACCAAATGACTTTGAGTATGCCTGCTACGGCCCCTGACGATCAGCGTGAGGCGATTCTATTTGTTAGTAGTGGTTATCGAGGTAAACCGGCTGAAACTAACCCTGTAGCGGTGATTTCTGCTGATGTTTATCAGCGTATATTTCACACTACTGCACCCCTAAAACGCATGTTAAGGCGGCAAATCAATAATGCGGAATATATAGCTTTAAGTACTTCTGAGCTGAATTATTTAGCAAATAATCATGCCGCTGATCTAAGTTCAATTTACTTTGTGATTCCCACGATGAAAGAAGTCCGTGGTGGTTATTTTGAAACGCAAATGCAGATGGTTAATTTAGGCAAGATCAAAGAAGTTAAGCCAAACGGCACTCAGGGAACTAGTTTTACTATTTCTTTTGAAGGAAGACCAACAATTAGTTTAAATGCTTCTAATCAATTTATACGCTGGGTTGGATTGTAA
- the cydX gene encoding cytochrome bd-I oxidase subunit CydX has protein sequence MWYFSWILGTGLACAFAILNAMWVELRDSDKRLDEAQS, from the coding sequence ATGTGGTATTTTTCCTGGATTTTAGGCACTGGATTGGCCTGTGCTTTTGCAATATTAAATGCGATGTGGGTTGAACTGCGTGATAGTGATAAACGCCTAGATGAGGCGCAGTCCTGA